From the Sylvia atricapilla isolate bSylAtr1 chromosome 24, bSylAtr1.pri, whole genome shotgun sequence genome, the window AAGTCAAACAGATGTCCCATTACAGAGCCAAGGAACTTTTATCCCTTTGGGGGAGAAAACTAAACCCAGTCTACTCCAAACCTTCCTTCCTGCAGACACTGCACACAGGCAGATGCAGCATCACAGCATGGAGGTCTGGCATCAGCCGAGTCAGAGAATAGATTGTCAGGCCAACAACCCCCTCCTGGTCAACACATGATCAACCCTGTTGCCGCAGGCACACAAATACATCTGAGCAGCCAATGCCCAGCTGCCCCCAAGGTGATCAGCACCAGGACCTGGCTCCAGTCCCAACCCAGCTGGCAAATTGTGGTGCTggtgtgcagggctggatggagGGATTAAGAGAGCACAGAAGGCACTGTGTCCCAAACCCTGGCAAGCACTCACCATCCCTGCTGACGGCATATCCAACTGACGCTCCGCAGGCCACCGAGGTGATGCTGGGGAGCTCCGGGATAACTGTGGGTGTACTCTTCTCCTCTGCCCCTGTCCCAAGGCCCAGCCGGCCATactctgccctgcccaggctgtaGGCTTTACCTAGAGCACAGCAGATACACAAGAGAGGTGACATGAGTGgggcagaagctgcagcagggccaaAGTTAGACCCTCTTCCCAGGTCTGACTCCTGAAGGAGTATCACTCCTCCATACCACACCCTGAGACCCATCCAGAAGGGGCAGGGTGGGATAGAGACCCTTCAGCTCCCCAAAATCAATAAGGTGCAAAAGCAGAGTTCATTACTGAGTCCATCCCAACAGCTCCTTGGCCAGGATGAGGGCCATGGGATCCCTCcatcctgctctgtgtgacTCCCAGCCCACCTGTCATAGTGTCACTCACCCTCAGAGTCAACACAGACTGTGTGGTGCTGCCCACCAGAGAACCCAACCCAAGACTTGGTGGAGTTCTTGAAGCATGTGAGGTTCTGCGGTGAGAAGCAGGGCTCGGTGTCCTGGGTTCCTGCAGGGTGGGACACACAAACCCGGGCAGATGAGGTCCACATGCATGGACAGCCCAGGCCAGGCTCCAGCACTGAGCCATCCACCACCCTGGGGCCCACATCATCACCGCCCCCTGAGACCAATAGAGCCCTCAGCcgcaaaatttaatttttactcaAACCCAGCGGGTGCATGGGCTGTGACCTAAACCCAGAGCTGTGCGGGATGATGCCCACTCCCATTTCCAGCTCCGGTGTGTTCAGATTTTGGGGGATTCAGCAGCTTTCCCCCACCACACCGGGGCAGCAGTGGACTGGCAGGAGATCTGGAGCCACACAAGTGAAGCTCACCCAGCTGGTGGTAGTTGGAGAGGCCAAATCCATAGATGTGTCCCTCACGCGTGACGGCGAAGGTGAAATACGCCCCGCAGAAAGCGTCCTGGAAGCGCATTTTGCCTCTTCTCCCTTTGCCTCTGACAGGGACAAGCTGGGGGACCAGCAACCGCTCTGGGGCAGGAGACAAGGTGTTATACAAGGACTAAGGATTTACACCCTCCCTTCATCTAAGGATCTGGCTCACTGCATTTAGGTCACTGATTACACATAAGCCCTCAAGCATCAGGGTCCCTTTGTTCCTCTGCAAATGGCAGAGCTGGAACCAAAGGATCCCCCTCTGAGAACTAAATCCACTCACGCAGCCCTTTCCGTCCTCCTCGGTTGGCAAAGAGCGCTGGCACCCTGCCCAGCTGGCCCTGTTCACCGCAGCCACACGTGAACAGGTCACCATCCACTGTCAGCATCACCAAGTGGTCATTTCCTGGGACAGGAAGGAGAGAGATGTCATGGAAAAGTCTTCACCAAGCCCTGGGTGAAGAGATCCCACAGGTAAACAAACCCCAGCTGTCATAGCTTGCAGGTTTTACTGGACTGGATACCTCGGCATGAATTGTGCTACCACCTGAAACTCCAGGATCTCTCTCTTTCTGATGCCAGGAATTCAAAGCAGTTGTTCTGGGTAGGCAGTAAGGACACAGGTGTGTCCCAGCTTCCCCTGGGCCCTGGACAAGTTCCCTGGCTGCCGTGCTCAGTTCCCCAGGCCTCATTAGAGAGCAAGTGCTCTGGCCCCACAGGGTCACAGTTCAGGTCACTCTTGGAAGGCACTCTACATCAGACTGGTCAAATATTAACTCAATGTGTGAATCTTTTGGGGCCAATGTATCTATTGGGGCTAAAAGGTTTGTTCTCTGGAGAGTCAGTGATAAGCAAGTACACCCCTGTACCGGGCTCAGAGTAAGtcaagaggaaggaagaggtCATGGACATCCCTCAAGGATGGTGACAGCCTGaccctgcacatcccagggcGCTACTCACCTGAAGCTATTTTAACAACAGGTGCATCAAGCTGAAGCAGCAAAGGAATGGAGCTCGTCTTCATGGGCTCCAGCAAGCCAATCACTCCATTGTTATCctgaggggagagagagacaCAGCGAtgagccacaggagcagcagccaccagggGAGCTTCTATCATCTGAGGAATGAACATACCCGGAAGGAGCCCCAGACAAAGACCCGGCCATCCTCAGTCAGCGCGGCCGTGTGGCTGTCCCCCGCTGACACCTGCAccaccttctcctgcagctccactggCCCTGGAGACGTCTCAGACCCTTCAGCCGAGGTGTCACGTCCCAGGGCACCTTCATCGTTGCAGCCAAAGGTGTAGATCTGCAGATTGGGTGCAAGTAATCAGGATGGAGCCCAGAGGGGCAACAGGCCAAGTATCAAATCAGGTGACAGAGATCCACCAGCCTGAATTatcacaaaatcatggaatggttgggTTAAAGCTCATGTCAGTCCACCACATGCCATGGGCACgaacatcttccactagatcaggctgctttaaaccctgtccagcctggcctggaacacttccagggatggggcagccacagcttctctgtacCAGAGCTTCAACATTCTCTCAGGGAAAAACTGCTTCCCAATATTGCATCTAAAATAGCAGTGTCACCCATCTactctgtcagtgtgaagccattctcccttgtcctatcactccatGCTCTTGTTCAAAGTTGCTCTCCAATTCTCTTGCAGGCTCCTTTCAGGCACTCTTTTTGACACCCCTGAAATTTTGTGGTCCATGTGAGACCATGCTCACCTGCAAAGCTAGAATACGtgggcagagcagtggctgaTTCTTACCCCCTGCTCCAGAACACATCCCAGACCTTACTGCACTCACCTTTCCTGTCTGGCTGAGGCACACCGTGTGCATCCCTCCAGCTTCCACCTGCACGACCATCTCCGGCAGCGTGACCAGAGCTGGCTTCTTCCTCTCCATGATGTCCTCACCCAGGCCCAGCTGGCCGACATTACCCTGGCCCAGTGTcagcaccagcccaggctgcGAGCGGTGTGATGGGTGGCTGACTGTGGGGTAGGAGGGGGAGAAAGAACATGTAGGGGTACAAGTTTCCTGGTAAAAAACACCCCtggaaaagtggaaagaaaattcCCAGTGATTTTTCTTACCTTTAACCTTCTTCGTCTCAAGGGACTCTTTTTCTGGCACAGGGTTCTTCGCACTGCGTTTTCCTAGCATCCTGGAATCTAAACGCCAAAAACAGCCTGTAAGGGGTCACCCACCGGGCTGTTCATTGTTTGAGATGTCCCGTCCACCTTAAAAAATCAGCTGGTGACTGAGTTGGGATTTGACCACCGATCCCTTCTCCTACTCTGTAAAAATGTAAAGTTTTCCCTTGTGTGTTTTATCCATACTCCCTACCTCATGCAGATGTAAACCTCTCCAGATTTCAGGTCCAGGCAGGcaagaaggaagggaaaaagaaagtagaagaggaaaaacggggaagggggaaagggaagaatcGGATCCGAGCCGTGTCCGCGTCCTCAACCCCCGCTCCCGGTTCGGCATGGCCCGAGCACCGCGCCCCCCCGCCCCTTCCCGCCGTTCGAATTCCCCGCGGCGCTGCCTCACGTGGGGCCGCGCCggccgcggccgggcccggccgctTCTCCCGCCGCCTGCAGGTCTCCCTGTTGGCCGGTCGGGTGCGCCGAGGGCGGCCCGGCGCCCGCCGGGCCTGCCGCGCCCGTGTCCGTGTCCCCATGGCCGTCCCCCCGCGGTCCCTCCCGCCGCTCTCCCGGCCCGACCCCGCGCGCTCCCTCACCGCCCGCCGGCCTCGCCGCGCTCCGCTTGGCGCATGCGCGGGGGCTCGCGCGAGGCCTCCTCGTGGCGCtgcgccccctggcggccggCGGCCCCCGCGGCCGGGTCAGGTCACTCCCGCCGCGGGtcggacaggacaggacaggagaggatGGAACGAGAACAGGTAACCCAGGACAAGCAACACAAGGCAGGGCTCGAAGTTGCCTTGCCAGACCCTTGTCAGTAACTCATCCCACTTCTAACCTCCAGAGGTGCCTCCAGCCTGCAAGGCTGCAGGCAGCCGTGATGCCAGAGCCGCTACAAAAAAATGGTAATTTAACGCACAGAACGATGGTAA encodes:
- the RCC1 gene encoding regulator of chromosome condensation isoform X4, which produces MLGKRSAKNPVPEKESLETKKVKVSHPSHRSQPGLVLTLGQGNVGQLGLGEDIMERKKPALVTLPEMVVQVEAGGMHTVCLSQTGKIYTFGCNDEGALGRDTSAEGSETSPGPVELQEKVVQVSAGDSHTAALTEDGRVFVWGSFRDNNGVIGLLEPMKTSSIPLLLQLDAPVVKIASGNDHLVMLTVDGDLFTCGCGEQGQLGRVPALFANRGGRKGLQRLLVPQLVPVRGKGRRGKMRFQDAFCGAYFTFAVTREGHIYGFGLSNYHQLGTQDTEPCFSPQNLTCFKNSTKSWVGFSGGQHHTVCVDSEGKAYSLGRAEYGRLGLGTGAEEKSTPTVIPELPSITSVACGASVGYAVSRDGRAFAWGMGTNYQLGTGEEDDVWSPVEMTGKQLENRRVLAVSSGGQHTVLLVSDKEQS
- the RCC1 gene encoding regulator of chromosome condensation isoform X3 yields the protein MEEKSLEVNKCLLHLQLYLDNVGHKKKAEKTKSSFLKNCRKRWDEMTKKSPPLVGEDSRMLGKRSAKNPVPEKESLETKKVKVSHPSHRSQPGLVLTLGQGNVGQLGLGEDIMERKKPALVTLPEMVVQVEAGGMHTVCLSQTGKIYTFGCNDEGALGRDTSAEGSETSPGPVELQEKVVQVSAGDSHTAALTEDGRVFVWGSFRDNNGVIGLLEPMKTSSIPLLLQLDAPVVKIASGNDHLVMLTVDGDLFTCGCGEQGQLGRVPALFANRGGRKGLRTQDTEPCFSPQNLTCFKNSTKSWVGFSGGQHHTVCVDSEGKAYSLGRAEYGRLGLGTGAEEKSTPTVIPELPSITSVACGASVGYAVSRDGRAFAWGMGTNYQLGTGEEDDVWSPVEMTGKQLENRRVLAVSSGGQHTVLLVSDKEQS
- the RCC1 gene encoding regulator of chromosome condensation isoform X1 is translated as MEEKSLEVNKCLLHLQLYLDNVGHKKKAEKTKSSFLKNCRKRWDEMTKKSPPLVGEDSRMLGKRSAKNPVPEKESLETKKVKVSHPSHRSQPGLVLTLGQGNVGQLGLGEDIMERKKPALVTLPEMVVQVEAGGMHTVCLSQTGKIYTFGCNDEGALGRDTSAEGSETSPGPVELQEKVVQVSAGDSHTAALTEDGRVFVWGSFRDNNGVIGLLEPMKTSSIPLLLQLDAPVVKIASGNDHLVMLTVDGDLFTCGCGEQGQLGRVPALFANRGGRKGLQRLLVPQLVPVRGKGRRGKMRFQDAFCGAYFTFAVTREGHIYGFGLSNYHQLGTQDTEPCFSPQNLTCFKNSTKSWVGFSGGQHHTVCVDSEGKAYSLGRAEYGRLGLGTGAEEKSTPTVIPELPSITSVACGASVGYAVSRDGRAFAWGMGTNYQLGTGEEDDVWSPVEMTGKQLENRRVLAVSSGGQHTVLLVSDKEQS
- the RCC1 gene encoding regulator of chromosome condensation isoform X2, translating into MTKKSPPLVGEDSRMLGKRSAKNPVPEKESLETKKVKVSHPSHRSQPGLVLTLGQGNVGQLGLGEDIMERKKPALVTLPEMVVQVEAGGMHTVCLSQTGKIYTFGCNDEGALGRDTSAEGSETSPGPVELQEKVVQVSAGDSHTAALTEDGRVFVWGSFRDNNGVIGLLEPMKTSSIPLLLQLDAPVVKIASGNDHLVMLTVDGDLFTCGCGEQGQLGRVPALFANRGGRKGLQRLLVPQLVPVRGKGRRGKMRFQDAFCGAYFTFAVTREGHIYGFGLSNYHQLGTQDTEPCFSPQNLTCFKNSTKSWVGFSGGQHHTVCVDSEGKAYSLGRAEYGRLGLGTGAEEKSTPTVIPELPSITSVACGASVGYAVSRDGRAFAWGMGTNYQLGTGEEDDVWSPVEMTGKQLENRRVLAVSSGGQHTVLLVSDKEQS